In Hymenobacter gelipurpurascens, one DNA window encodes the following:
- a CDS encoding tetratricopeptide repeat protein, whose protein sequence is METKPSRLQQLLAFLEDDPKDPFTIYAIATEYRETEPERAMEYYNTLLAEHPDYVGTYYHAGKMLEQLKKPDEAEKVYRLGLSVARRAGQMHAASELQQALNQCLGLDYEDD, encoded by the coding sequence ATGGAAACCAAGCCAAGCCGCTTACAACAACTACTCGCCTTCCTCGAAGACGACCCCAAGGACCCTTTTACCATCTACGCCATTGCCACGGAATACCGCGAAACGGAGCCAGAAAGGGCCATGGAGTACTATAATACGCTGCTTGCCGAGCATCCGGATTACGTGGGTACGTATTACCACGCAGGCAAGATGCTGGAGCAATTAAAAAAGCCCGATGAGGCCGAAAAAGTTTACCGGCTAGGCCTATCGGTAGCGCGCCGGGCCGGCCAAATGCACGCCGCCAGCGAATTGCAGCAGGCCCTGAACCAGTGTTTGGGCCTCGATTATGAGGATGATTAA
- a CDS encoding sensor histidine kinase, translated as MTIRNRLTWLFLGLVAVILLAAMSVVYILQADYTHEEFHQRLRDRAEVTGYVFLEQDELRAEAFRNFQRRYLRTLTGEVLQIYDSKLQPRFIEQDVRIKIPERILARILTEKEVYFDLGRRQAVGLFYSDNQGEYIIVAAAENHSGAARLEYLASILAAIFVVSLVVIYVAGRVFAGRALAPIAAVNDQVDRITTQDLHLRVNEELGHEQDELTRLARTFNRMLERLEDGFETQRTFVSNASHELRTPLTATIGEIQVLLTRARNPEEYQQGLDSVLHELQQLKSLFNSLLELTQADTSSAIGDTIRLDELLWEARASVEPEQRRRVQITLLDLPDNADHMEVMGNRQLLSRALKNLLDNALKYSAPSTLVSVQFSHHQGRSHIRIEDHGIGISAKALPQIFQPFFRADNARGVTGHGIGLALSRRIIEVHGGQLTITSQLGQGTTAQISF; from the coding sequence ATGACCATCCGCAACCGTCTGACGTGGCTCTTCCTGGGCCTGGTAGCCGTTATTTTGCTGGCGGCCATGTCGGTGGTGTATATTCTGCAGGCTGATTATACGCACGAGGAATTCCACCAGCGCCTGCGCGACCGGGCCGAGGTAACGGGCTATGTTTTTCTGGAGCAGGATGAGCTGCGGGCCGAAGCGTTCCGCAACTTCCAACGGCGCTACCTGCGTACGCTTACGGGCGAGGTGCTGCAGATTTACGACTCCAAGCTTCAGCCGCGGTTTATTGAGCAGGATGTACGCATCAAGATTCCCGAACGCATTCTGGCGCGCATTCTCACGGAAAAGGAAGTGTACTTCGATTTGGGCCGGCGCCAGGCGGTAGGCCTATTCTACAGCGACAACCAGGGTGAATACATCATTGTGGCGGCGGCCGAAAACCACTCGGGCGCGGCGCGTCTGGAGTATCTGGCTTCTATTTTGGCGGCCATTTTTGTCGTGAGTCTGGTGGTTATTTACGTAGCCGGGCGAGTGTTTGCCGGCCGGGCCCTGGCCCCCATTGCAGCCGTCAACGACCAGGTAGACCGCATTACCACGCAGGATCTGCATTTGCGCGTAAACGAGGAGCTAGGCCACGAGCAGGATGAGCTGACCCGCCTGGCGCGCACCTTCAACCGCATGCTTGAGCGCCTGGAGGATGGCTTTGAAACGCAACGCACCTTTGTGAGCAATGCTTCGCATGAGCTGCGTACGCCTCTCACGGCCACCATCGGGGAAATTCAGGTGCTCCTGACCCGGGCCCGCAACCCGGAGGAATACCAGCAAGGGCTGGACTCGGTACTTCACGAGCTTCAGCAGCTTAAATCTCTCTTCAACAGTCTACTGGAACTCACGCAGGCCGACACCAGCAGTGCCATCGGTGATACTATCCGGCTGGATGAGTTGCTATGGGAAGCGCGCGCATCGGTAGAGCCCGAACAGCGCCGCCGCGTGCAGATTACGCTGCTCGACTTGCCTGACAATGCCGACCATATGGAAGTAATGGGTAACCGGCAGTTGTTAAGCCGTGCCCTAAAAAATCTGCTGGATAATGCGCTGAAATACTCAGCGCCTAGCACCCTGGTTTCGGTTCAGTTCTCGCACCACCAGGGCCGCAGCCATATCCGGATTGAAGATCACGGCATTGGTATCAGTGCAAAAGCGCTGCCGCAGATCTTTCAGCCTTTCTTTCGAGCCGATAATGCCCGTGGGGTAACAGGACATGGTATTGGCCTGGCATTGTCGCGCCGCATTATTGAAGTACACGGCGGCCAGCTGACTATTACTTCTCAGCTAGGCCAGGGCACCACGGCACAAATCAGCTTTTAG
- a CDS encoding electron transfer flavoprotein subunit beta/FixA family protein, translating to MKFLVCISNVPDTTTKIAFTPDNKEFNKAGVQFVINPWDEYALTRAIELKEAQGSGTVTVLNVGEADTEPNIRKALAIGADDAIRVNAFPKDAFFVAQQIASIAKDGGYDVILMGKESIDYNGFQVHGMVGELLGIPTVAPAMKLDMSGNTATLEREIEGGKEIVEVNAPFVASCQQPMCEPRIPNMRGIMTARTKPLKVVEPVGDAPRTEVAEYALPPKKQGVKLIPAESAGDLIKLLRNEAKVI from the coding sequence ATGAAGTTTCTCGTTTGCATCAGCAACGTGCCCGACACGACCACTAAAATTGCCTTCACGCCCGATAACAAGGAGTTTAATAAGGCCGGCGTGCAATTCGTTATTAATCCGTGGGATGAGTATGCCCTCACTCGCGCAATTGAGCTAAAAGAAGCCCAGGGTAGCGGTACTGTTACGGTACTGAACGTGGGCGAGGCCGATACTGAACCAAATATTCGCAAAGCGCTGGCTATCGGCGCCGACGATGCTATCCGCGTGAATGCCTTCCCGAAGGATGCGTTCTTCGTGGCCCAGCAGATTGCCAGCATCGCCAAAGATGGCGGTTATGATGTGATTCTGATGGGTAAGGAAAGCATTGATTACAATGGTTTCCAGGTGCACGGCATGGTAGGCGAGCTGCTCGGTATCCCGACGGTGGCCCCGGCCATGAAGCTCGATATGAGCGGCAACACTGCTACACTGGAACGCGAAATTGAAGGCGGCAAGGAAATCGTGGAGGTGAATGCTCCGTTCGTGGCTTCCTGCCAGCAGCCCATGTGTGAGCCTCGCATCCCGAACATGCGCGGTATCATGACGGCCCGTACCAAGCCCCTGAAGGTGGTGGAGCCCGTGGGCGATGCGCCGCGCACGGAGGTAGCCGAGTACGCGCTGCCCCCCAAGAAGCAGGGTGTAAAGCTCATCCCCGCTGAAAGCGCCGGTGACCTGATCAAGCTGCTCCGCAACGAAGCCAAAGTTATCTAG
- a CDS encoding electron transfer flavoprotein subunit alpha/FixB family protein, which translates to MSVLVVVECDGGEVKKSSLEVASYGSQVAQMLGTTATAVAVGEATEANLAALGEQGITKVLYDAEPRLKDFVNGAYTKLIAAAAQKEDSKVIVLANSNIGAAVGSRLSVRLQASLATNVVELPKNDGGQFTVKRGAFSGKAFADVVLSGDRKILAVKKNSIEALHEAGKTAQVESFSAQLTDADFTDAPKQVIMQEQTGGVLLPEADKVVSGGRGMKGPENWGLIEDLAKALGAATACSKPVSDVDWRPHHEHVGQTGITVSPNLYIACGISGAIQHLAGVNSSKVIVVINKDPEAPFFKAADYGIVGDVFDVLPKLTQAVKELG; encoded by the coding sequence ATGTCTGTACTAGTTGTTGTTGAATGTGACGGCGGTGAGGTAAAGAAATCCTCGCTGGAAGTAGCCTCCTATGGCAGCCAGGTGGCCCAGATGCTCGGCACTACTGCCACGGCTGTTGCCGTAGGCGAGGCTACCGAGGCCAATCTGGCCGCGCTCGGTGAGCAGGGTATCACGAAAGTGCTCTACGATGCAGAGCCCCGTCTGAAGGACTTCGTGAACGGCGCCTACACTAAGCTGATTGCTGCTGCCGCTCAGAAAGAAGATTCTAAAGTAATTGTACTGGCTAACTCCAACATCGGCGCGGCCGTTGGCTCGCGCCTGTCGGTACGTTTGCAGGCTAGCCTAGCTACCAACGTAGTGGAGCTGCCTAAGAACGACGGTGGCCAGTTCACGGTGAAGCGCGGCGCCTTCTCGGGCAAAGCCTTTGCTGATGTAGTACTGAGCGGCGACCGGAAGATTCTGGCCGTAAAGAAAAACTCCATCGAGGCCCTGCACGAAGCCGGCAAAACTGCCCAGGTAGAGTCTTTCTCAGCTCAACTTACTGATGCTGACTTTACGGATGCCCCGAAGCAGGTAATCATGCAGGAGCAGACGGGTGGAGTATTGCTACCTGAGGCTGATAAAGTGGTTTCGGGTGGCCGTGGCATGAAAGGCCCCGAGAACTGGGGTCTGATTGAGGATCTGGCGAAGGCACTAGGCGCAGCTACGGCTTGCTCCAAACCAGTGTCCGACGTCGATTGGCGCCCTCACCACGAGCACGTGGGCCAGACCGGCATCACGGTATCGCCGAACCTGTACATTGCGTGCGGTATTTCGGGTGCTATTCAGCACTTGGCGGGCGTAAACTCGTCGAAGGTTATCGTGGTCATCAACAAAGATCCGGAGGCTCCTTTCTTCAAAGCTGCTGATTATGGCATCGTAGGCGACGTATTTGACGTATTGCCCAAACTAACCCAGGCCGTAAAGGAACTGGGCTAG
- a CDS encoding bifunctional nuclease family protein, whose translation MKKIQLEILGLSSSQSQSGSFALILGEKTGNRRLPIIIGMFEAQSIAIQIEKINPNRPLTHDLFKAFAEQVHVAVLEVLISDLKEGVFYSKIVCSDGATTFELDSRPSDAIAIGLRFGVPIYTVESVLSEAGIILSDLDENADEDTDDEDEDEDDVSGETAGPQPEPREPSGQVSLDELTKMLAQALEKEDYEKAAKIRDELNKRNG comes from the coding sequence GTGAAAAAAATTCAGCTCGAAATTCTGGGCCTCTCGTCCAGCCAGTCGCAGTCGGGTTCGTTTGCCCTTATTCTGGGTGAAAAAACCGGCAACCGGCGCTTGCCGATCATTATCGGCATGTTTGAGGCGCAGAGTATCGCCATTCAGATAGAGAAAATCAATCCGAACCGGCCCCTCACGCACGACCTTTTTAAGGCCTTTGCCGAGCAGGTGCATGTAGCCGTGTTGGAGGTCCTGATTTCCGACCTCAAAGAAGGCGTGTTCTACTCCAAAATTGTGTGCTCTGATGGGGCCACGACGTTTGAGCTGGACTCGCGCCCTTCCGATGCCATTGCCATCGGCCTACGCTTTGGCGTGCCGATTTATACGGTGGAAAGTGTGCTCAGTGAAGCCGGTATCATTCTCTCCGACCTCGACGAAAATGCGGACGAAGACACCGACGACGAAGATGAGGACGAGGATGACGTTTCGGGCGAAACGGCTGGACCCCAGCCCGAGCCCCGCGAGCCAAGCGGACAGGTTTCGTTGGATGAGCTGACCAAAATGCTGGCCCAGGCCCTCGAAAAAGAAGATTACGAGAAGGCTGCCAAAATCCGCGACGAACTCAACAAGCGTAACGGCTAA
- a CDS encoding efflux RND transporter periplasmic adaptor subunit, with product MFSVLSCRFSSRHSMNRYATLATSLALPLALGLGGCSKADEADATSKAEAGFSLSDQMMREIKIDTVRAQPVRDELTLSGQIASNGDKTVKVYPLVGGVVEQLSVELGDHVTKGQVLAVIKSGEIADLQNQSSSAGTDLDIARKNLQVLEDQYAAGLASERDVSLARQELRKAQGNVGKSRKQLSVYGVSADGTYTLRAPISGFITEKNVTDHMQFNADNVGNLFTVSNLDDIWIMANVFESDISKVKEGYAADVTTLSYPDKHFTGRIDKVFNVLDPESKVMKVRVRLSNPGYLLKPEMYAQVKVLNTEKQQMLAVPSKSVVFDKDRNFVMVFKDRNHVETREVKIAKTVGDVSYVQTGLRDGERVIGQNQLLVYDELND from the coding sequence ATGTTTTCCGTCCTCTCCTGCCGCTTCTCAAGTCGCCATTCCATGAACCGCTATGCCACCCTGGCCACCTCACTGGCCCTCCCGCTTGCCCTCGGATTGGGGGGCTGCTCCAAAGCTGATGAAGCAGACGCTACCTCCAAGGCTGAAGCTGGCTTCTCGCTCTCTGACCAAATGATGCGGGAAATAAAAATTGATACGGTACGCGCCCAGCCGGTGCGTGATGAGCTGACACTTTCGGGCCAGATTGCTTCCAACGGCGACAAAACAGTGAAAGTGTACCCGCTGGTAGGCGGCGTGGTGGAGCAGCTCTCAGTGGAGCTTGGCGACCACGTGACCAAGGGGCAGGTGCTGGCCGTGATTAAGAGCGGTGAAATTGCGGACCTGCAAAACCAGAGCAGCAGCGCCGGCACCGACCTCGACATTGCCCGCAAAAACCTGCAGGTGCTGGAAGACCAGTATGCCGCCGGCCTGGCCTCGGAGCGCGACGTGAGCCTGGCCCGCCAGGAGCTGCGCAAGGCGCAAGGCAATGTGGGCAAGAGCCGCAAGCAGCTAAGCGTGTACGGCGTATCGGCTGATGGCACCTACACGCTGCGGGCGCCCATCTCGGGCTTTATCACGGAGAAGAACGTGACGGATCATATGCAGTTCAATGCTGACAATGTTGGCAACCTATTCACGGTCAGCAATCTGGATGACATCTGGATTATGGCCAACGTGTTTGAGTCAGACATCTCGAAGGTGAAGGAAGGATACGCCGCCGACGTCACGACCCTTTCCTACCCCGACAAGCACTTCACAGGCCGCATCGACAAGGTGTTCAACGTGCTCGACCCCGAGAGCAAAGTGATGAAGGTGCGCGTGCGCCTTAGTAACCCCGGCTACCTGCTCAAGCCCGAAATGTACGCGCAGGTAAAGGTGCTCAACACCGAAAAGCAACAAATGCTGGCCGTGCCTTCCAAAAGCGTGGTGTTCGATAAGGACCGCAACTTCGTGATGGTCTTTAAGGACCGTAATCATGTGGAAACCCGCGAAGTGAAGATTGCCAAAACCGTCGGCGACGTGAGCTACGTCCAGACTGGCCTACGGGATGGTGAGCGGGTTATCGGCCAGAACCAGCTCCTCGTGTACGACGAGCTGAACGACTAA
- a CDS encoding response regulator transcription factor — protein sequence MKILLVEDEPKVSAFIKRGLEEEGMEVEVAYDGRFGQQLALSRAYDLIILDVILPHFSGLEVLRAIRTQNQQTPVLMLTALGTTQDKLHGFGGGADDYLVKPFDFPELVARVHALTRRRGQQVKSAVLTFDDLTLDTAAKTVARAGQTIKLTAREFGLLELFLRHPGRVLSRAEIAGDVWEDSFDAGSNVVDVYVNYLRNKVDKGFAQKLIHTVVGMGYVLRHQ from the coding sequence ATGAAAATTCTGCTCGTTGAAGACGAACCGAAAGTCTCTGCCTTTATCAAGAGAGGCCTAGAGGAAGAAGGCATGGAGGTAGAAGTGGCCTACGATGGGCGTTTTGGGCAGCAACTGGCCCTCTCCCGCGCCTACGACCTGATTATTCTGGATGTGATCCTGCCTCACTTTAGTGGCCTAGAGGTGCTGCGGGCGATACGTACCCAAAACCAGCAGACGCCGGTGCTCATGCTAACGGCCCTCGGTACCACCCAGGACAAGCTCCACGGTTTCGGAGGCGGCGCCGATGATTATCTGGTGAAACCCTTCGATTTTCCGGAGCTGGTAGCCCGGGTGCATGCCCTCACACGCCGCCGGGGCCAGCAGGTTAAGAGTGCCGTGCTCACGTTCGATGACCTCACGCTGGACACGGCGGCCAAAACAGTGGCGCGAGCAGGCCAGACCATCAAGCTTACGGCCCGCGAGTTTGGCTTGCTGGAGCTGTTTCTGCGCCACCCAGGCCGGGTGCTGAGCCGGGCCGAAATAGCCGGCGACGTTTGGGAGGATTCCTTCGATGCGGGCTCCAACGTGGTAGATGTGTATGTGAATTACCTGCGCAACAAGGTTGATAAAGGCTTCGCGCAGAAGCTCATTCATACAGTGGTGGGCATGGGCTATGTGCTGCGCCACCAATAG
- a CDS encoding MlaE family ABC transporter permease: protein MVKSFGEFLLFIQSMLSRKERFSVLWTRTIDECIVIGVNSIFIVAIVSAFIGAVTCVQIAYNLTNPLIPKSTIGYMVREMTILELAPTITSIVLAGKVGSSIAGGLGTMRITEQVAALEVMGINSASYLVLPRIIAAMLMFPLLVILAMALSIIGGYLAGTLTGAVSAQEYVEGIRTDFIPYNIVFALIKSVVFAFLVSAISAFKGYYTQGGALEVGAASTDAVNNSIIAILVADFALAAILL, encoded by the coding sequence ATGGTCAAGTCATTTGGCGAATTTCTGCTCTTTATCCAGAGTATGCTCTCCCGAAAAGAGCGTTTTAGTGTACTCTGGACCCGCACAATTGACGAATGTATCGTCATTGGCGTAAACTCCATCTTTATTGTTGCCATCGTGTCGGCCTTCATTGGGGCCGTTACGTGCGTGCAGATTGCCTACAACCTTACCAATCCGCTCATCCCGAAGAGCACCATCGGGTACATGGTGCGCGAAATGACGATTTTGGAGCTGGCCCCCACCATCACCAGCATTGTGCTGGCGGGTAAGGTTGGTTCCAGCATTGCGGGTGGCCTAGGCACCATGCGCATCACGGAGCAGGTTGCCGCGCTTGAAGTAATGGGTATCAACTCAGCCTCTTACCTGGTATTGCCCCGAATTATTGCGGCCATGCTGATGTTTCCGCTCCTCGTGATTCTGGCTATGGCGTTGTCCATCATCGGGGGGTATCTGGCCGGTACGCTCACGGGCGCGGTTTCAGCTCAGGAGTACGTGGAAGGAATTCGGACCGATTTCATTCCCTACAACATTGTGTTTGCCTTGATTAAATCGGTGGTGTTTGCCTTCCTGGTATCCGCTATTTCGGCGTTCAAAGGCTACTACACGCAGGGCGGTGCCCTAGAAGTTGGCGCGGCCAGCACCGACGCCGTGAACAATTCCATTATTGCGATTCTGGTAGCCGACTTCGCCTTGGCAGCCATTCTGTTGTAA
- a CDS encoding YfiT family bacillithiol transferase has protein sequence METTATPDLRFPIGHPILPDEPLERGARMAYVAQIALLSDQLRAAVTGLTPAQLDTPYRPGGWSVRQVVHHLPDSHLNSFVRFKLALTEDNPTICPYEEQLWAELPDTAATPPAVSLALLESLHIRWTFLLRNLTEQQWQRTFYHPGTKRKFTLEQALVLYAWHGRHHVAHITELRRREGF, from the coding sequence ATGGAAACTACTGCCACCCCCGATCTGCGTTTTCCCATAGGCCACCCCATTTTGCCCGATGAGCCGTTGGAGCGCGGCGCCCGCATGGCCTACGTAGCGCAGATTGCGCTGCTCTCGGACCAACTGCGTGCCGCCGTTACAGGCCTTACGCCGGCCCAACTGGATACGCCCTACCGGCCCGGCGGCTGGTCGGTGCGTCAGGTAGTGCATCATTTGCCCGACTCGCACCTCAACAGCTTCGTCCGCTTCAAGCTGGCCCTAACGGAAGATAACCCCACCATCTGCCCCTACGAAGAGCAGCTATGGGCTGAGTTACCTGATACTGCCGCAACACCACCGGCGGTGTCGTTGGCCTTGCTGGAGTCACTGCATATCCGCTGGACATTCCTGCTGCGGAACCTCACGGAGCAGCAGTGGCAGCGCACGTTCTATCACCCGGGCACCAAGCGCAAGTTCACCCTGGAGCAGGCGCTGGTGCTCTACGCGTGGCACGGCCGGCACCACGTAGCGCACATCACAGAGCTTCGGCGTCGCGAAGGCTTCTAG
- a CDS encoding ABC transporter ATP-binding protein: protein MIEVHNIQKSFDGNQVLKGINCTFETGKCNLLLGGSGTGKSVLLQCIVGLMKPDIGSITFDGTVFTNNKVDIKQEIRRKIGMLFQGSALFDSMTVAENVEFPLKMLMTEMSREERKDRVEFCLKRVGLENAGTKMPSEISGGMKKRVGIARAIAPNCTYLFCDEPNSGLDPLTSIKIDELIHEITHEYGITTVVVTHDMNSVIEIGDHIIFLYKGQKLWDGNKDEILNAQVPELKEFIFSSSLVRAAKKVDDETQGGLAAATTDEAINI, encoded by the coding sequence ATGATTGAAGTACATAATATCCAGAAATCCTTCGATGGCAATCAGGTGCTGAAAGGCATCAACTGCACCTTCGAAACGGGTAAGTGTAACCTGCTACTGGGCGGTTCCGGCACTGGTAAATCGGTGCTGTTGCAGTGCATTGTAGGCCTGATGAAGCCCGATATTGGCAGCATCACTTTCGATGGCACCGTGTTCACCAACAACAAAGTGGACATCAAGCAGGAAATTCGTCGCAAAATCGGAATGCTGTTCCAGGGCTCAGCCCTGTTCGACTCCATGACGGTAGCCGAAAACGTGGAGTTTCCGCTGAAAATGCTCATGACGGAAATGAGCCGCGAAGAGCGAAAAGATCGGGTGGAATTCTGCCTCAAGCGCGTAGGACTAGAAAACGCCGGCACCAAAATGCCCTCCGAGATATCGGGCGGCATGAAGAAGCGGGTAGGTATTGCGCGGGCCATTGCGCCTAACTGTACGTACCTATTCTGCGACGAACCCAACTCCGGCCTCGACCCGCTCACCAGCATCAAGATTGACGAGCTGATTCACGAAATCACGCACGAATACGGCATCACGACCGTCGTAGTAACGCACGATATGAACTCAGTCATCGAAATCGGTGACCATATCATCTTCCTCTACAAAGGCCAGAAGCTCTGGGACGGCAACAAGGATGAAATCCTGAACGCCCAGGTGCCCGAGCTAAAGGAGTTTATCTTCAGCAGCAGCTTAGTACGCGCCGCCAAAAAAGTAGACGACGAAACCCAAGGTGGCCTAGCTGCCGCCACCACCGACGAGGCAATCAATATTTAA
- a CDS encoding TolC family protein, translating to MQRFFYLLTASLLLGLSIRTQAAPLRADTVRLTLPEAEKRFVESNLNLLAQRYNVSAAEAQVLQAKLWDNPTISLEQNAYNPQTRKALDVTRTGNTAVQVQQLFAIAGRRKAATSVAQQNALVEQFNFEDLVRTLRFQLRSTFYDLYYKQQSVGVYDKEVASFERTVGLYQSQYSKGNIALKEVIRLKAFLFQLRNEHQALLNDIASEHADLRVLMGDTSGAYYLPNADSNRLRSLSLADRSEEQLVDSAQVYRADLKARQASVQQQAQNLRYQRALAAPDLALGYVYDRAGNYIQNYNAVTLGIAVPIFNRNQGNIRTAQNQVEVSKAQLGQQQLVVKNDVQEAWRQARQTDQLYQGTDRETSDFDRLMKGIDESYAKRNLTLVEFLDFYESYKNNLVQLNNLRASRVRAFEQLNYAVGRPVFKAE from the coding sequence ATGCAACGCTTCTTTTATTTGCTGACAGCCTCTCTGCTGCTTGGCCTCTCTATCCGCACGCAGGCGGCTCCTTTACGCGCCGACACGGTCCGGCTTACGCTACCAGAAGCCGAAAAGCGCTTCGTGGAAAGCAATCTGAATTTGCTGGCCCAACGCTACAACGTTTCGGCGGCGGAAGCCCAGGTTCTGCAAGCGAAGCTCTGGGACAACCCCACCATTTCGCTGGAGCAGAACGCCTACAACCCCCAGACCCGCAAAGCCCTTGACGTAACCCGCACCGGCAATACCGCCGTGCAGGTGCAGCAGCTGTTTGCCATTGCCGGCCGCCGCAAAGCCGCTACCAGCGTTGCGCAGCAAAACGCCCTCGTGGAGCAATTCAATTTCGAGGACTTGGTTCGGACCCTGCGCTTTCAGCTCCGCAGCACTTTCTACGACCTGTACTACAAGCAGCAAAGCGTGGGCGTGTATGACAAGGAAGTAGCCAGTTTTGAGCGCACAGTAGGCCTCTACCAGAGCCAGTACAGCAAGGGCAACATTGCGCTCAAAGAAGTTATCCGCCTGAAAGCCTTTCTCTTTCAGTTGCGCAATGAGCACCAGGCCCTGCTCAACGATATTGCCTCGGAGCACGCTGATCTGCGCGTTCTGATGGGCGACACCAGCGGCGCCTACTATCTGCCCAACGCCGACTCAAACCGCCTCAGAAGCCTCTCGCTGGCCGACCGCAGCGAAGAGCAGCTCGTTGACTCGGCGCAGGTGTACCGCGCCGACCTGAAGGCCCGCCAGGCCAGTGTGCAGCAGCAGGCCCAGAACCTGCGCTACCAGCGCGCCCTGGCCGCCCCCGATCTGGCCCTGGGCTACGTGTACGACCGCGCCGGCAACTACATCCAGAACTACAATGCCGTGACGCTGGGCATTGCAGTGCCCATTTTCAACCGCAACCAAGGCAACATCCGCACGGCGCAAAACCAGGTAGAGGTTAGCAAGGCCCAGCTAGGCCAGCAGCAGCTGGTAGTGAAGAACGATGTGCAGGAAGCTTGGCGCCAGGCCCGCCAAACGGATCAGCTCTATCAGGGCACCGACCGGGAAACGTCGGATTTCGACCGCCTGATGAAGGGCATTGATGAGAGCTATGCCAAGCGCAACCTCACGCTCGTGGAATTCCTGGACTTCTACGAGAGCTACAAAAACAACCTCGTGCAGCTCAACAACTTGCGCGCCAGCCGTGTGCGGGCCTTTGAGCAACTTAACTATGCCGTGGGCCGCCCGGTGTTCAAAGCTGAATAA